Proteins encoded by one window of Salvia splendens isolate huo1 chromosome 5, SspV2, whole genome shotgun sequence:
- the LOC121801904 gene encoding protein HEADING DATE REPRESSOR 1-like isoform X1 codes for MMAESAAANALNGFSPVSSPPVFWKSRKRFAASVKNTNEAVDGSSADKTPESSAEEKQQEPNSLSEKRKALFEPLEPVINTNGKRPSAETLLPPPDFESASYPKGWLIGKKRKLVNVDVVESMRRIAVQEMNRKDREINGLNEQLEEDARCLEHLQLQLLDERSKRADVERQNTMLQSQITMLMDMLQENEAVEDEGTHTDS; via the exons ATGATGGCGGAATCAGCTGCCGCAAACGCTCTTAATGGCTTCTCTCCGGTTTCTTCTCCTCCGGTTTTTTGGAAATCTAGGAAAAGATTTGCTG CTAGTGTGAAGAACACGAACGAGGCGGTAGATggctcgagtgcagataaaacCCCGGAATCGTCAGCAGAGGAGAAGCAGCAAGAACCAAACAGCCTCTCAGAGAAGCGCAAGGCTCTGTTTGAACCACTAGAACCAGTGATCAACACCAACGGGAAACGTCCTTCTGCAGAAACCCTACTCCCGCCTCCCGACTTCGAATCAGCAAGCTACCCAAAGGGGTGGCTGATCGGGAAGAAGCGGAAGCTGGTGAACGTGGACGTTGTGGAGAGCATGCGGAGGATTGCAGTGCAGGAGATGAACCGGAAG GACCGGGAAATCAATGGGCTGAACGAGCAGTTGGAAGAGGACGCGCGATGCCTGGAGCAcctgcagctgcagctgctCGATGAACGGAGCAAACGAGCAGATGTGGAGAGACAAAACACAATGCTGCAGAGCCAGATAACGATGCTGATGGACATGTTGCAGGAGAATGAAGCAGTGGAGGATGAAGGGACACATACAGattcataa
- the LOC121801904 gene encoding protein HEADING DATE REPRESSOR 1-like isoform X2, which produces MMAESAAANALNGFSPVSSPPVFWKSRKRFAASVKNTNEAVDGSSADKTPESSAEEKQQEPNSLSEKRKALFEPLEPVINTNGKRPSAETLLPPPDFESASYPKGWLIGKKRKLVNVDVVESMRRIAVQEMNRKLEEDARCLEHLQLQLLDERSKRADVERQNTMLQSQITMLMDMLQENEAVEDEGTHTDS; this is translated from the exons ATGATGGCGGAATCAGCTGCCGCAAACGCTCTTAATGGCTTCTCTCCGGTTTCTTCTCCTCCGGTTTTTTGGAAATCTAGGAAAAGATTTGCTG CTAGTGTGAAGAACACGAACGAGGCGGTAGATggctcgagtgcagataaaacCCCGGAATCGTCAGCAGAGGAGAAGCAGCAAGAACCAAACAGCCTCTCAGAGAAGCGCAAGGCTCTGTTTGAACCACTAGAACCAGTGATCAACACCAACGGGAAACGTCCTTCTGCAGAAACCCTACTCCCGCCTCCCGACTTCGAATCAGCAAGCTACCCAAAGGGGTGGCTGATCGGGAAGAAGCGGAAGCTGGTGAACGTGGACGTTGTGGAGAGCATGCGGAGGATTGCAGTGCAGGAGATGAACCGGAAG TTGGAAGAGGACGCGCGATGCCTGGAGCAcctgcagctgcagctgctCGATGAACGGAGCAAACGAGCAGATGTGGAGAGACAAAACACAATGCTGCAGAGCCAGATAACGATGCTGATGGACATGTTGCAGGAGAATGAAGCAGTGGAGGATGAAGGGACACATACAGattcataa